From Actinomycetes bacterium:
TGCAGGCGGTCCTGGACAAGGTCCCGGCCCTCGACCCGGCCACCCTCGACGACCTGATGCTGGGCTGCGCCGAGCCCGAGGCGAAGCAGGGCGTCAACATGGCCCGCCGGGTCGCGGTAGCCCTCGGCCACGACTCGCTGCCCGGCACGACGGTCAACCGCTTCTGCGCCTCGTCGGTGCAGACCTCCCGGATGGCATTCCACGCGATCAAGGCCGGGGAGGGGCACGCCTTCGTGTCCGCCGGCGTCGAGTGCGTGTCGCAGTACCCCGCCTTCACGGGCGCGGGTGCCGGGCGCGAGGAGTTCCTCAACCCGCTGTTCGACGAGGCCAGGGCCCGCACCGACGCGACCGCGGCGACCAACGAGAGGTGGCACGACCCGCGCCAGGACGGGTTGCTGCCCGACGTCTACATCTCGATGGGCCAGACCGCCGAGAACCTCGCCACGTCCATGGGCATCACCCGGGCGGACCAGGACGAGTTCGGCGTGCGATCGCAGAACCTCGCCGAGAAGGCGATCGCCGACGGCGTCTTCGAGCGCGAGATCACGCCCGTGACGACGCCCGACGCCACGGTGGTGTCGCGCGACGACGGCCCCCGCCCGGGGGTCACCCTGGAGGGGGTGTCCGGCCTGCAGCCGGTCTTCCGCGAGCAGGGCACGGTCACCGCCGGCAACTGCTGCCCCCTCA
This genomic window contains:
- a CDS encoding acetyl-CoA C-acyltransferase (Catalyzes the synthesis of acetoacetyl coenzyme A from two molecules of acetyl coenzyme A. It can also act as a thiolase, catalyzing the reverse reaction and generating two-carbon units from the four-carbon product of fatty acid oxidation); this encodes MPEAVIVATARSPIGRAFKGSLKDVRPDDLATTVVQAVLDKVPALDPATLDDLMLGCAEPEAKQGVNMARRVAVALGHDSLPGTTVNRFCASSVQTSRMAFHAIKAGEGHAFVSAGVECVSQYPAFTGAGAGREEFLNPLFDEARARTDATAATNERWHDPRQDGLLPDVYISMGQTAENLATSMGITRADQDEFGVRSQNLAEKAIADGVFEREITPVTTPDATVVSRDDGPRPGVTLEGVSGLQPVFREQGTVTAGNCCPL